A stretch of the Denticeps clupeoides chromosome 6, fDenClu1.1, whole genome shotgun sequence genome encodes the following:
- the chordc1b gene encoding cysteine and histidine-rich domain-containing protein 1, with product MSVLCYNKGCGQRFDLENNPDDACTFHPGVPVFHDALKGWSCCKRRTTDFSDFLSIAGCTKGPHNKEKPPEPVKPDVEDLKPKFDEFIIQAPKAFEAIKRPSEDEPVIKLQQKVAPSLKQALEKLKLTEENAQDKKEEDSEEIKIGTTCKNGGCNKIFNGPESNKEVCLYHAGFPIFHEGMKYWSCCKRKTSDFNTFLSQEGCSRGEHIWKKNDTGKKVVPCRFDWHQTGGQVIISIYAKNSYPELSFVEANSTMLNIHVIFEGEKEFEQKICLWGVIDASKSTMNMMATKIEIALKKAEPMSWARLDLPPVVNVPPKNEKQNGADSEDECDD from the exons ATGTCCGTCCTGTGTTACAACAAGGGATGCGGCCAGCGCTTTGACCTGGAGAATAATCCCGATG ATGCGTGCACTTTTCATCCGGGAGTACCAGTGTTCCACGATGCTCTGAAG GGCTGGTCTTGTTGTAAACGTCGAACGACAGACTTCTCCGATTTTCTCAGTATCGCA ggTTGCACGAAAGGCCCTCATAACAAAGAGAAGCCCCCCGAACCAGTGAAACCTGACGTCGAAGACCTGAAACCAAAATTCGACGAGTTCATCATTCAGGCACCCAAAGCCTTTGAGGCGATTAAGCGTCCCAG cgaAGATGAACCGGTTATAAAACTACAGCAGAAGGTCGCTCCTTCACTCAAGCAGGCGCTGGAAAAATTAAAGCTGACTGAAGAAAATGCCCAGGACAAGAAAG AGGAGGACAGTGAAGAAATTAAAATTGGGACTACATGCAAGAACGGAGGCTGCAACAAG ATATTTAATGGCCCAGAGAGCAACAAAGAGGTTTGCTTATATCATGCTGGATTCCCCATTTTTCATGAAGG GATGAAATACTGGAGCTGCTGCAAGAGGAAAACATCTGATTTCAACACCTTTTTGTCCCAAGAAGGTTGTTCCAGGGGGGAACATATTTGGAAGAAAAATGACACG GGGAAGAAAGTGGTGCCTTGTCGGTTTGATTGGCACCAGACTGGTGGCCAGGTTATCATCTCGATCTATGCCAAAAACTCCTACCCTGAACTGAGCTTTGTGGAGGCGAACAGCACCATG CTCAATATCCATGTCATAtttgagggagagaaagagttTGAGCAGAAGATCTGCCTGTGGGGT GTTATCGATGCAAGCAAAAGCACCATGAATATGATGGCCACTAAAATTGAAATTGCACTCAAGAAGGCGGAACCAATGTCTTGGGCCCGACTCGACCTCCCACCTGTGGTGAACGTGCCACCGAAGAACGAAAAACAGAACGGGGCAGACAGCGAAGATGAGTGTGATGACTAA